In a single window of the Ignavibacteria bacterium genome:
- a CDS encoding DUF4097 domain-containing protein, translated as MGKLSRRTFVLCNRGRRSLVIYRLIQLINSEILMLKNFNQFRLVSVIVFIAFFCSFSTTCFSATKERSDEQKFSVSESGKLILKSNVGDVDITAGKNDEVSIQVKIKGTEKKVDKFKTNFKQVGNNITVEGDFEKNIVDKFKFGLFRSSSLDVKFIISLPEQFITDITTAGGQIKIKGMKNKQVGKTSGGEVTVENCVAELRLATSGGDMEVRNSIGNANLRTSGGDIRIKNSPGDLELKTSGGDIELDEVEGKIKGETSGGEIDVRAKGNKGMDLKTSGGNITIKLPQSAKGVLDASTFGGEVHCDLPHETVGKVKKTKMKANINGGGELMLLKTSGGEIRVESF; from the coding sequence ATGGGAAAACTATCGCGGAGAACGTTTGTTTTATGCAATCGGGGTCGTAGGTCGTTGGTAATTTATCGTCTTATACAATTAATTAATTCGGAGATTCTTATGCTTAAAAATTTCAATCAATTTCGTTTAGTTTCAGTTATAGTATTCATTGCATTTTTCTGTTCTTTTTCTACAACGTGCTTTTCGGCAACGAAGGAACGATCGGACGAACAAAAGTTTTCTGTTTCTGAAAGCGGAAAACTTATTCTCAAATCCAATGTCGGCGACGTAGATATTACCGCAGGAAAAAATGATGAAGTATCTATTCAGGTAAAAATAAAAGGCACAGAAAAAAAAGTTGATAAATTTAAAACAAATTTCAAGCAAGTAGGAAACAATATTACCGTTGAAGGAGATTTTGAAAAAAATATTGTGGACAAATTTAAGTTCGGTTTGTTCCGTTCATCATCGTTAGATGTAAAATTTATCATATCGCTTCCCGAGCAATTTATCACCGATATTACTACTGCGGGAGGACAAATAAAAATAAAAGGAATGAAAAACAAACAAGTGGGAAAAACTTCCGGTGGAGAAGTAACCGTTGAAAATTGCGTTGCAGAATTGAGGCTCGCAACTTCTGGAGGAGATATGGAAGTTCGCAATTCGATTGGCAATGCTAATTTACGAACTTCCGGCGGGGACATACGAATTAAAAATTCTCCAGGCGATCTTGAATTGAAAACATCCGGCGGTGATATTGAACTGGATGAAGTAGAAGGAAAAATCAAAGGAGAAACATCCGGCGGGGAAATAGATGTGCGGGCAAAAGGTAATAAGGGAATGGATTTGAAAACATCCGGCGGCAATATAACTATCAAACTTCCTCAATCCGCAAAAGGAGTTTTGGATGCTTCAACCTTTGGCGGGGAAGTGCATTGCGATTTGCCTCACGAAACTGTTGGAAAAGTGAAGAAGACCAAAATGAAAGCAAACATCAACGGCGGCGGCGAGTTAATGCTATTGAAAACTTCTGGCGGTGAGATTCGAGTAGAAAGTTTTTAG
- a CDS encoding MotA/TolQ/ExbB proton channel family protein encodes MSLFSLAVKGGIMMLPIFLCSLLAVYVVIERYLLLRLTHIDVHYFLANVREAFRKHHIAGVEELCMKTQASLAMILQRGVSKHSLGHSSVKEAIENAGREEIYRLEKHLNWLATIAGIAPMLGFLGTVTGMISTFQQIEVQGANVVPSDLAGGIWEALITTAFGLMVGIPAYAFYNYFVSRVEKFVHELEIAATESIDVLSENNGQVNEKISVERTVLSQPKLPPTSTIAYSPKKRTFGDDDFFSAQ; translated from the coding sequence ATGAGTCTATTTTCGCTTGCAGTCAAAGGAGGCATCATGATGCTTCCGATATTTCTCTGTTCATTGCTTGCCGTTTATGTAGTGATTGAACGGTATTTGCTGTTGCGTTTAACTCATATTGACGTTCACTATTTTCTTGCGAATGTTCGCGAAGCATTTCGAAAACATCATATTGCGGGGGTAGAGGAATTATGTATGAAAACCCAAGCGTCGCTCGCTATGATTCTTCAACGGGGAGTCAGCAAACATTCATTAGGACACAGTTCAGTAAAAGAAGCGATTGAAAATGCAGGTCGCGAAGAAATATATCGTCTCGAAAAACATTTGAATTGGCTTGCAACGATTGCCGGTATTGCACCGATGTTAGGATTTTTAGGAACGGTAACAGGAATGATTTCTACGTTTCAACAAATTGAAGTGCAAGGAGCAAACGTTGTTCCTTCCGATTTAGCGGGCGGAATTTGGGAAGCGTTGATAACAACAGCATTCGGGTTGATGGTGGGAATTCCTGCGTATGCGTTCTACAATTATTTTGTATCACGTGTTGAAAAATTTGTGCACGAATTGGAAATAGCGGCGACAGAAAGTATTGATGTACTCAGTGAAAATAACGGACAAGTGAATGAAAAAATTTCCGTTGAACGCACAGTACTTTCTCAACCGAAACTTCCTCCAACTTCTACGATTGCATACTCGCCGAAAAAACGCACTTTTGGCGACGATGATTTCTTTTCTGCTCAATAA
- a CDS encoding biopolymer transporter ExbD produces MKFHTENKVLTMFSVSSLTDVVFLLLIFFLISSSFIVYPGIRVQLPSAEQTTPQSEKQITLTITENGLYYINSQRVLLKELGEQLSEKLGNEKDKLIIINADKSISLQRAIEVMDIAKSIGASKFLIATVQQQHTSRK; encoded by the coding sequence ATGAAATTTCATACGGAAAACAAAGTGCTTACGATGTTCAGCGTATCTTCATTGACGGATGTCGTTTTTCTCTTGTTAATATTTTTTCTCATCTCCTCATCATTTATTGTTTATCCCGGAATACGCGTGCAATTGCCAAGTGCTGAACAAACAACACCGCAATCGGAAAAACAAATTACCTTGACAATTACGGAAAATGGTTTGTATTATATCAACAGTCAACGAGTGCTATTGAAAGAATTGGGAGAACAACTTTCTGAGAAACTTGGAAATGAAAAAGACAAACTCATCATTATCAATGCGGACAAATCAATTTCGTTGCAACGCGCAATCGAAGTGATGGATATAGCGAAAAGTATTGGCGCATCGAAATTTCTTATCGCGACTGTTCAACAACAACACACATCGCGAAAATAA
- the lon gene encoding endopeptidase La — MSKETKQQPALQEKQKEVEIVHKNQKNQQEEIPSIMPVLPLRDVVIFPHMIFPVLVGREQSLRAVSEALEKGKYVFLVAQKNSNVEDPTPNDIYHEGTIGKIFQYLKLPNGLMKILVDGVVQADIGKFTNSRDFLEAEVFLSTPLLEPSKDLDALLRTASNLFSEYVHHNRNIPPEVLAAFENIRDPRRKMYFIAANVSQTVETKQKLLQFATLNEQCFELVRILTTELDILKIEKDIDSKVHENIQKNQRKFFIQEQIRILQDELGDEESSPELTKIKKAIDDAQIPQYAKEKALEEFDKLRKTPPQSPESTVSRNFLDWIVAVPWHLQTEDNLNIKHVNEILDEDHFGLEKPKERILEYIAVLNLLNLQNKGAKTVAPKGQILCFVGPPGVGKTSLGRSIARALGRKFVRISLGGVRDEAEIRGHRRTYIGSMPGKIIQSMKKAGVTNPVLLMDEVDKMSMDFRGDPSSALLEVLDPEQNVSFNDHYLDVDYDLSKVMFITTANMRYNIPLPLQDRMEIIELPGYLEYDKREIAKRHILPKQLFEHGLTKTDVNITDEAITKIIREFTREAGVRNLERDIASLCRKVAKEIVVAKQELAKNGNGSDGTKEKKQSNKEIEEKIITVDGSSIEKYLGVPKFRKREKEKNKRVGSVFGLAWTDAGGDILSVDVTIMSGAERLTLTGQLGEVMKESAQAALSYIRSNTKKFGLKDNFYKKKEIHIHLPEGAIPKDGPSAGITMAMAIISAVANRPASPDIAMTGEITLRGQVLPIGGLNEKLLAAQRNRISTVLIPKDNEKDLVEIQDKVKEGLKIVPIERIEDALQFVFGKEKKKK; from the coding sequence ATGTCAAAAGAAACAAAACAACAACCTGCACTTCAAGAAAAACAAAAGGAAGTAGAAATCGTACACAAAAACCAAAAGAATCAGCAAGAAGAGATTCCCAGTATTATGCCTGTGCTTCCTTTACGCGACGTCGTAATTTTTCCCCACATGATTTTTCCCGTTCTTGTCGGAAGAGAACAATCGCTTCGAGCAGTAAGCGAAGCATTGGAGAAAGGCAAATACGTTTTTTTAGTTGCGCAAAAAAATTCCAACGTTGAAGACCCAACTCCCAACGATATTTACCACGAAGGAACTATCGGAAAAATATTTCAATATCTCAAACTTCCTAACGGATTGATGAAAATACTCGTTGATGGAGTAGTGCAAGCAGATATCGGAAAATTCACCAACTCACGTGATTTTTTGGAAGCAGAAGTTTTTTTATCCACTCCGTTATTGGAGCCGTCGAAAGATTTGGATGCGTTGCTGCGAACAGCGTCAAATTTATTTTCAGAATATGTTCATCACAACCGAAACATCCCGCCGGAAGTACTTGCCGCATTTGAAAATATTCGCGACCCGCGCAGGAAAATGTATTTTATTGCTGCAAATGTTTCTCAAACAGTGGAAACAAAACAAAAATTGTTGCAGTTTGCTACACTGAACGAACAATGTTTTGAACTCGTGCGCATCCTTACAACGGAACTTGATATTTTGAAAATAGAAAAAGACATTGACAGCAAGGTTCACGAAAACATTCAGAAAAATCAGCGCAAGTTTTTTATCCAGGAACAAATTCGCATTCTCCAGGACGAACTTGGCGATGAGGAAAGTTCACCGGAACTGACGAAAATAAAAAAAGCCATTGATGATGCGCAGATACCGCAGTACGCAAAAGAAAAAGCGTTGGAAGAATTTGACAAACTCCGCAAAACTCCACCTCAATCTCCCGAATCTACTGTATCGCGAAATTTTCTTGATTGGATAGTCGCTGTTCCGTGGCATTTGCAAACAGAAGACAATCTCAATATCAAACACGTCAATGAAATTCTTGACGAAGACCATTTCGGTTTGGAAAAACCCAAAGAGAGAATCCTCGAATACATAGCAGTATTGAATTTACTTAACTTACAAAACAAAGGAGCAAAAACCGTTGCGCCGAAAGGACAAATCTTATGCTTTGTTGGTCCTCCGGGAGTAGGAAAAACATCACTTGGTCGTTCTATTGCACGCGCGTTGGGAAGAAAATTCGTACGTATTTCTCTCGGCGGCGTTCGTGATGAAGCAGAAATTCGCGGTCATCGCAGAACATACATCGGTTCGATGCCTGGGAAAATTATTCAATCAATGAAAAAAGCCGGCGTTACCAATCCTGTCCTGTTGATGGATGAAGTAGATAAGATGAGTATGGATTTTCGCGGCGACCCTTCTTCTGCGTTGCTCGAAGTTCTGGACCCGGAACAAAATGTTTCGTTCAACGACCACTATCTTGATGTTGATTACGATTTATCGAAAGTAATGTTTATCACAACGGCAAATATGCGATATAATATCCCTCTTCCGCTTCAGGACAGAATGGAAATTATCGAGTTGCCGGGATATTTGGAGTACGACAAGCGTGAAATTGCAAAACGACATATTCTCCCGAAACAACTGTTCGAACATGGTTTAACTAAGACTGATGTAAATATCACCGATGAAGCAATTACTAAAATTATTCGTGAATTTACTCGCGAAGCCGGCGTGCGTAATTTGGAACGCGATATTGCATCTCTTTGCAGAAAAGTTGCAAAAGAAATTGTTGTTGCGAAACAGGAACTTGCAAAAAACGGTAACGGAAGCGATGGAACGAAAGAAAAGAAACAATCGAATAAAGAAATCGAAGAAAAAATTATTACCGTTGACGGAAGCAGTATTGAAAAATATCTTGGCGTTCCGAAATTCCGCAAACGCGAAAAGGAAAAAAATAAGCGCGTCGGTTCGGTGTTTGGTCTTGCGTGGACTGATGCCGGTGGAGATATTTTGAGTGTAGATGTTACCATAATGAGCGGAGCAGAACGTCTTACCCTCACAGGACAATTAGGAGAAGTGATGAAAGAATCGGCGCAAGCGGCGTTAAGTTACATTCGTTCGAATACAAAAAAATTCGGATTAAAAGATAATTTTTATAAGAAAAAAGAAATCCATATTCACTTACCCGAAGGCGCAATTCCGAAAGATGGACCATCTGCAGGAATTACGATGGCGATGGCAATAATTTCCGCAGTTGCAAATCGTCCTGCATCTCCCGATATTGCAATGACGGGAGAAATTACTTTGCGCGGACAAGTTCTTCCCATCGGTGGATTGAATGAAAAACTCCTCGCGGCTCAACGCAACAGAATTTCTACGGTGCTTATTCCAAAAGACAACGAAAAAGATTTAGTGGAAATTCAGGATAAAGTAAAAGAAGGTTTGAAGATTGTTCCAATTGAACGAATCGAAGACGCTCTCCAATTTGTATTTGGGAAGGAGAAGAAAAAGAAATAA
- a CDS encoding NADH-quinone oxidoreductase subunit J: MNIETLLFFIVGGIAIASAVFVVTRKHALYSALFLIVNMCSLAVLYLMLQAQFIAIIQILVYAGAIMVLFIFVIMLLNLEEEKPVAQKLFSFKTFGFALCVVLLAQFIFAFSKVSADTKSLSPNAAQMGTVEYIGKALFNEYLFPFEAISFLLLAAIVGAVVLAKKKFQ; this comes from the coding sequence ATGAATATCGAAACACTTCTTTTCTTCATTGTCGGAGGAATAGCCATTGCTTCTGCCGTTTTCGTTGTTACACGCAAACACGCATTATACAGCGCACTGTTTCTGATTGTGAATATGTGTTCGCTAGCGGTTTTGTATTTAATGTTGCAAGCGCAATTCATTGCAATCATTCAAATTCTTGTCTACGCTGGCGCAATAATGGTGTTGTTTATCTTTGTCATAATGCTTTTAAATCTCGAAGAAGAAAAACCGGTTGCACAAAAATTATTTTCGTTCAAAACATTTGGTTTTGCGTTGTGTGTTGTTCTTCTTGCACAATTTATTTTCGCATTTTCAAAAGTTTCTGCGGATACAAAATCGCTTTCTCCCAATGCCGCGCAAATGGGGACAGTAGAATACATCGGCAAAGCATTATTCAACGAATATCTTTTTCCTTTCGAAGCGATATCGTTTCTTCTTCTCGCCGCGATTGTTGGCGCAGTCGTATTAGCAAAGAAAAAATTTCAATAA
- a CDS encoding GAF domain-containing protein has product MNFSPEPSPTKTELSVSLQHLLDALKELTFAHSVCLFWVKNETSQLLLETKSTNAHSLSSSFRFSLADDLVSQVAKNGKPLNITNINPSAQRDLICYYDTIENVKSFAGIPIFFSESNSPVAVLCADSLSVDDFGSETIISLQKFGEIITSLLKNFSEKYDLQVDAKMLNAIRSLQKNILHNSLREIIFDSLLREIGKILSWDFLTAIALDGKTNEWKVFSLVNNTIHSYIEREKSIDVKKSAVGKSLHSLRSLFVDNLEERNVVRFYPEENFVKQGSFLCIPLTNGNECFGIVTAEYHEPNSYVQKDIETLQPLIALINSALEILELKTTNKEFVHVEKNTNALREKFFFQRLENELHRVSEFSESCVLGIISIDRAIKFRERFEESGFENIRTSVSQALLSHLRSFDILGTSEANREQFFVLLVHSNSIDVQLWGEKVRKQIASTIISLDEKSFSVTVSIGMYCVAKTMSGEFAFSYAKTALNKAIELGENSVKIL; this is encoded by the coding sequence ATGAATTTCTCCCCCGAACCATCTCCCACAAAAACAGAACTTTCAGTTTCGCTTCAGCATTTGCTCGATGCGCTGAAAGAACTCACGTTTGCTCATAGCGTTTGCCTGTTTTGGGTAAAGAACGAAACCTCGCAACTTCTTCTCGAAACGAAATCTACCAACGCGCACAGTTTATCTTCGTCGTTTCGGTTTTCGCTTGCCGATGATTTGGTAAGTCAAGTTGCGAAAAATGGAAAACCGCTCAACATTACCAACATCAATCCTTCTGCGCAGCGCGATTTAATTTGTTATTACGATACGATTGAAAATGTAAAATCATTTGCTGGAATTCCGATTTTCTTTTCTGAGAGTAATTCTCCTGTTGCCGTTTTATGCGCCGATAGTTTGAGCGTTGATGATTTTGGAAGTGAAACAATTATCTCTCTTCAAAAATTCGGAGAAATAATTACATCGTTGTTGAAAAATTTTTCCGAGAAATATGATTTACAAGTTGATGCAAAAATGTTGAATGCAATTCGCTCGTTGCAAAAAAATATTCTCCATAATTCTTTGCGGGAAATTATTTTCGATTCGTTGCTTAGAGAAATAGGAAAAATTCTTTCGTGGGATTTTCTCACTGCAATTGCTCTCGATGGAAAAACAAACGAGTGGAAAGTTTTTTCGCTTGTAAATAATACAATCCATTCGTACATCGAACGAGAGAAATCAATTGATGTAAAAAAATCTGCTGTCGGGAAATCGTTGCATTCGCTACGCAGTCTTTTTGTTGATAATCTTGAAGAGAGAAACGTAGTTCGCTTTTATCCGGAGGAAAATTTTGTAAAACAAGGTTCGTTTCTCTGTATTCCTTTAACCAATGGAAATGAATGCTTTGGAATTGTTACTGCTGAATATCACGAACCAAATTCTTACGTTCAAAAAGATATCGAAACGCTTCAGCCATTGATTGCATTGATTAATTCTGCATTAGAAATTCTTGAATTGAAAACCACGAATAAAGAATTTGTTCACGTAGAAAAAAACACAAATGCACTTCGAGAAAAATTTTTTTTCCAGCGATTGGAAAATGAATTGCATCGGGTAAGCGAGTTCAGTGAAAGTTGTGTTCTTGGAATCATTTCCATTGATAGAGCGATAAAATTCCGCGAGCGATTTGAAGAGAGCGGATTTGAAAATATTCGCACTTCGGTATCACAAGCGTTACTTTCCCATCTTCGTTCGTTCGATATTTTAGGAACGAGCGAAGCAAACCGAGAACAATTTTTTGTCTTACTCGTTCACTCCAATTCAATTGATGTACAGTTATGGGGAGAAAAAGTTCGCAAGCAAATTGCAAGCACTATTATTTCACTTGATGAAAAATCATTTTCCGTTACTGTAAGTATCGGAATGTATTGCGTTGCGAAAACAATGAGTGGTGAATTTGCTTTTTCATACGCCAAAACCGCATTGAACAAAGCAATTGAACTAGGAGAAAATTCAGTAAAGATTTTGTAA
- a CDS encoding phosphopentomutase, with amino-acid sequence MMKILLTILDGVGIGELPDAKNYGDEGSNTLANCANVVENLSLPNLKKLGIGNIVSLKNVSAEKNPLGNFGKLAEVSGGKDSTTGHWEIAGVISEKDFPYYTKTGFPKLLLDSFLKETQCKGYLGNKAASGTEIIEELGEEHQRSGFPIVYTSADSVFQIAAHEETIPLERLYEICKLTRERICVGEHAVGRIIARPFTGTKGNYTRTANRRDFSLLPPKKTLLNCLQENSIRTIGIGKIGDLFSEQGLDEVLHTKSNLQGIEKTISESQKMQNGFIRRGEFIFSNLVDFDQLYGHRRNPQGFAKSLEEFDAQLPNILETLSNNDWFFLTGDHGNDPTYQHTDHTREYVPLLCFSKNGKRGINIGTRKSFADVGKTVGRLFGLNGTSLAIDGTSFHEMIL; translated from the coding sequence ATGATGAAAATACTTCTCACAATTCTCGATGGTGTCGGAATCGGCGAACTTCCCGATGCAAAAAATTACGGTGATGAAGGAAGTAATACGCTTGCCAACTGCGCTAATGTTGTCGAAAATCTTTCTCTCCCGAATTTGAAAAAATTAGGAATCGGAAATATTGTTTCCTTAAAAAATGTTTCTGCGGAAAAAAATCCTCTCGGCAATTTTGGAAAGTTAGCAGAAGTTTCAGGGGGAAAGGATTCGACGACGGGACATTGGGAAATCGCGGGAGTAATTTCTGAAAAAGATTTTCCGTACTACACGAAAACAGGATTCCCGAAATTGTTGCTCGATTCTTTTTTGAAAGAAACGCAATGCAAAGGTTATCTCGGAAACAAAGCCGCTTCAGGCACAGAAATCATCGAAGAACTTGGCGAAGAGCATCAACGTTCGGGATTTCCGATTGTGTACACTTCTGCTGATTCCGTCTTTCAAATCGCTGCGCACGAAGAAACAATTCCACTCGAACGACTCTACGAAATTTGTAAACTCACGCGCGAAAGAATTTGCGTCGGTGAACACGCAGTCGGAAGAATCATTGCGAGACCATTTACCGGGACAAAAGGAAATTACACACGCACTGCTAACCGCAGAGATTTCTCGCTTCTTCCGCCTAAAAAAACCTTATTGAATTGTTTGCAGGAAAATTCGATTCGCACAATTGGTATCGGAAAAATCGGCGACTTGTTTTCCGAACAAGGACTTGATGAAGTGCTTCATACAAAATCGAATTTGCAAGGAATAGAAAAAACAATTTCCGAAAGCCAAAAAATGCAAAACGGATTTATTCGCCGCGGCGAATTTATTTTTTCCAATCTCGTTGATTTCGACCAACTCTACGGACATCGCCGCAATCCTCAAGGTTTTGCAAAAAGTTTAGAAGAATTCGATGCGCAACTTCCGAATATTCTCGAAACACTGAGCAATAACGATTGGTTTTTCCTTACCGGAGACCATGGTAATGACCCAACGTATCAACACACTGACCACACGCGCGAATATGTTCCGCTCCTATGTTTTTCAAAAAATGGGAAGCGCGGAATCAATATCGGAACGAGAAAATCGTTTGCCGATGTGGGTAAAACGGTTGGACGATTATTCGGATTGAACGGTACTTCGCTTGCGATTGATGGAACAAGTTTTCATGAGATGATTTTATAA
- a CDS encoding type II toxin-antitoxin system VapC family toxin — MIKVAIHTDVFLEHLFHTEEKPSTLRLAMKKFFCYTTVFNAIELFSIAETPKEIQKIEDVMSAMKLLGLNAKNSKLYGMLLAENGTMQRFNLLIAGLCLESKLSIITSRPKEFRGVEHLHIIPASLLRKYETAEEILRASRRR, encoded by the coding sequence ATGATAAAAGTTGCAATTCATACCGATGTGTTCCTCGAACATCTTTTTCATACTGAAGAGAAGCCATCAACACTTCGGCTTGCGATGAAAAAATTTTTCTGTTATACAACGGTGTTCAATGCAATCGAATTGTTTTCTATTGCGGAAACTCCGAAAGAAATTCAGAAAATTGAAGATGTAATGTCTGCAATGAAACTTCTCGGGCTCAATGCAAAAAATTCAAAACTATATGGAATGTTACTCGCAGAAAATGGAACAATGCAGCGATTCAATTTGCTCATTGCCGGTTTATGTTTGGAAAGTAAATTGTCAATCATAACTTCGCGACCGAAAGAATTTCGCGGCGTTGAACATCTGCATATTATTCCCGCTTCATTGCTTAGAAAATATGAAACGGCGGAAGAGATTTTGAGAGCAAGTAGAAGAAGATGA
- a CDS encoding ethanolamine utilization protein EutN: MFLGKVVGTVWATRKDEELVGMKFQIVKHVGLDYQLKDSFVVAVDTVQAGVGDVVLVCSGSSARLTTLTKNKPVDAVIMAVVDKIDVKD, from the coding sequence ATGTTTTTAGGAAAAGTCGTCGGCACAGTTTGGGCAACACGCAAAGATGAAGAACTTGTCGGAATGAAATTTCAAATTGTCAAGCATGTTGGATTGGATTACCAATTGAAAGACTCGTTTGTAGTTGCAGTTGACACCGTGCAAGCGGGAGTTGGCGATGTTGTGCTTGTGTGCAGCGGAAGTTCTGCGAGACTCACGACACTTACCAAGAACAAACCCGTTGATGCCGTGATTATGGCGGTTGTAGATAAAATAGATGTGAAAGACTAA
- a CDS encoding ethanolamine utilization protein EutN, with protein sequence MFFGKVIGTIWATRKDESLVGKKLLFVQPLNSKLEKNGDAIIAVDTIGVGVAEHIFYITSREATVPLTNSQTPIDAAIVGKLDRVDLEK encoded by the coding sequence ATGTTTTTCGGCAAAGTCATCGGAACAATTTGGGCTACACGCAAAGACGAAAGTTTAGTTGGGAAAAAACTTTTGTTTGTGCAGCCGCTTAATTCCAAGTTGGAAAAAAACGGCGATGCGATAATTGCAGTTGATACGATTGGAGTTGGAGTTGCCGAACATATTTTTTACATCACCTCACGCGAAGCAACTGTTCCTCTCACCAATTCCCAAACTCCCATTGATGCCGCCATTGTTGGAAAACTAGATAGAGTTGATTTAGAAAAATAA
- a CDS encoding MarC family protein, which translates to MLKSKILETFFLAFIPLFVAIDVLGVLPLFVAFTENLEESHRKKLTSEATLTAFIISILFLATGKWLFSFLGISESDFRVGGGIVLLVLAVYDLLFSKERKIPTEDSVGVVPIGIPLIMGPAALTTILILVDSYGYFWTIISLLINLFIVWFVFLQSEAIAKVLGKSGSQGFAKVAALFLAGIAVMMIRSGITEMLQKQ; encoded by the coding sequence ATACTAAAATCTAAAATATTGGAAACCTTTTTCCTCGCATTCATTCCTCTCTTTGTCGCTATTGACGTTCTCGGTGTATTGCCGTTGTTTGTTGCATTCACTGAAAATCTCGAAGAATCGCATAGAAAAAAACTCACATCCGAAGCGACGCTCACCGCATTCATCATCAGTATTCTTTTTCTTGCAACGGGAAAATGGTTATTCTCTTTTCTTGGAATTTCCGAAAGCGATTTTCGTGTCGGCGGAGGAATTGTTCTGCTTGTTCTTGCTGTGTACGATTTGCTGTTTTCCAAAGAACGAAAAATACCTACGGAAGATTCTGTTGGTGTTGTGCCGATTGGAATTCCACTCATTATGGGCCCTGCTGCACTTACCACAATTCTTATTCTTGTTGATTCGTACGGATATTTTTGGACAATCATTTCGTTGCTCATCAATTTGTTCATCGTGTGGTTTGTGTTTCTTCAGTCGGAAGCGATTGCAAAAGTGTTAGGGAAATCCGGCTCACAAGGATTTGCAAAAGTTGCAGCATTGTTTCTTGCCGGTATTGCCGTGATGATGATTCGTAGCGGCATTACGGAGATGTTGCAGAAGCAGTAA